One genomic segment of Catalinimonas alkaloidigena includes these proteins:
- a CDS encoding Dabb family protein translates to MQRYLIIGSMLLCLSCQPQESRVSEQVQPDVEPKVTPALSEESPPIQRVVAFKFKEDASEEAIQAHMKYFESLQDSIPQILSYRAGETFPAAYENTGDYDVLHYATFESEKAIEEYFNHPAHQRFIEVNKDSWANVIVLNSQVRE, encoded by the coding sequence ATGCAGAGATATCTGATAATTGGCAGTATGCTATTATGCCTATCGTGTCAACCCCAGGAAAGCCGGGTAAGTGAGCAGGTCCAACCTGATGTAGAGCCTAAAGTTACCCCTGCTTTGTCAGAAGAATCGCCGCCTATTCAGCGGGTCGTTGCTTTTAAGTTTAAGGAAGATGCTTCTGAAGAGGCCATTCAAGCGCATATGAAATACTTTGAATCTCTTCAGGATAGCATTCCACAAATATTGTCGTATCGCGCAGGAGAGACTTTCCCGGCAGCATATGAAAATACCGGTGACTATGATGTGCTGCATTATGCTACTTTTGAAAGCGAAAAAGCCATTGAGGAGTACTTTAACCATCCCGCACATCAACGTTTTATTGAGGTCAATAAAGATAGCTGGGCTAATGTAATTGTGCTGAACTCGCAGGTGAGAGAATAG
- a CDS encoding Kelch repeat-containing protein, with translation MKIFISSTLLFIFCFFILLSCREDDEVISTPPIATDSTLTIDLSGYVQKGPFINGTAITLGELNENLLATGKNFTTQINDNKGAFNFKEVPLNSPFVQLQANGFYFDEVKGEKSAAQLTIFGLAKVTDATSVNVNLLSYLEFSRVAYLMQEEESAFEEAKQKAQKEILTIFGIETDSIGYSETLDISHDGDDNAILLAISAILQANNTVAELSELLANLITDLKEDGVLNSETTKTKLREQAMSLNLPQIRAHLEKRYADMGVEASIPNFEQYIDSDGDGILNKDEDDTPEDFTFTLQNDVAINTKVISNAVKISGLKEGGTADAVVQNGHILLNDKLVEDSVTQVKNGDQLQLQLTSGSDYMDTVSTKITIGTLVKSFTAISDNYIPEAFSFTAQKDVAVDSFYTSNTITVSGIPYETPLKIEDGIIIKNGKELESDTTSVKNGDELAVKLLSSSEFEASTSALVDINGISASFSITTDDYSPDPFSFTPIENAKRDSVYTSNTITISGLPHPTPIGVAQFSTDNGIIYVNGNEYLDNTFSLKNGDEVFIKISSSKEFSSITNASLSINNIISLFQVTTEQNPLRVIDNNIPFKYRTNYDGIYLDRSLYIITGDKLYEFSLTDKTWNKKANYPGGYVDWLTFFSINNKLYAGLGWDDPKVAMADKNFWEYDPNTNIWKEVASFPGRKRYSAKSFVVGKKAYVGLGNSGDPSDILKDIWEYNPETNLWTQITNYPGNINSSNDRIIAQILNSNMFIGSPIVNESSSTFELEYWQYDINNNAWKKRANNHHINTTANQGFVLYDKGYILSKNSLSFYNYDTNIWSKSIYLPFSDTDLKIIFTSPKSIYFINGYSLYEFTPPQE, from the coding sequence ATGAAAATATTTATAAGCTCCACCCTACTATTCATTTTTTGCTTTTTCATCTTATTGTCCTGCCGCGAGGATGATGAGGTCATCAGTACACCACCCATTGCAACAGATTCTACCCTCACCATTGACCTTTCCGGTTATGTGCAGAAAGGCCCATTTATTAATGGGACAGCTATCACTTTGGGTGAACTCAATGAAAACTTACTAGCTACCGGTAAGAATTTCACTACTCAAATCAATGACAATAAGGGAGCTTTCAATTTTAAGGAAGTACCGCTTAACTCCCCCTTTGTACAACTTCAGGCCAATGGCTTCTATTTTGATGAAGTGAAAGGGGAAAAGTCTGCTGCACAGCTCACCATCTTTGGCTTAGCTAAGGTTACTGATGCTACTTCGGTCAATGTCAACCTGCTTTCCTACCTTGAGTTTAGTAGGGTAGCCTACCTTATGCAGGAAGAAGAAAGTGCTTTTGAAGAGGCTAAGCAGAAAGCCCAAAAAGAAATTCTAACCATTTTCGGTATAGAAACTGACAGCATTGGCTATTCCGAAACGCTGGACATTTCACATGATGGCGATGATAATGCCATACTTCTGGCTATTTCAGCAATACTTCAAGCCAATAATACCGTAGCTGAGCTTTCTGAACTTCTGGCCAACCTGATCACTGACCTCAAAGAAGATGGTGTGCTCAATAGCGAGACTACCAAAACCAAGCTTAGAGAGCAAGCCATGTCACTCAATTTGCCTCAGATCAGAGCTCATCTGGAAAAGCGCTATGCGGATATGGGCGTAGAAGCCAGCATTCCTAACTTTGAGCAGTACATTGACAGTGATGGGGACGGTATCCTCAACAAAGATGAAGATGATACGCCGGAGGATTTTACTTTTACATTACAAAATGATGTAGCCATCAATACCAAAGTTATTTCCAATGCTGTCAAGATAAGTGGACTGAAAGAAGGAGGCACTGCCGATGCTGTTGTGCAGAATGGGCATATCCTTTTGAATGATAAGCTGGTAGAAGACTCAGTAACGCAAGTAAAAAACGGCGATCAGCTACAACTTCAGCTTACCTCCGGTAGCGATTATATGGACACGGTAAGCACTAAAATTACGATTGGAACTTTAGTCAAAAGCTTCACCGCCATTAGCGATAATTATATTCCTGAAGCTTTCAGTTTCACGGCGCAGAAAGATGTAGCCGTTGATTCTTTCTACACTTCCAATACCATTACCGTAAGTGGGATACCCTACGAAACACCGCTCAAAATTGAAGACGGAATCATCATCAAAAACGGTAAAGAACTGGAAAGCGACACTACATCAGTGAAAAACGGAGATGAACTGGCTGTCAAATTGCTTTCCAGCAGTGAGTTTGAGGCCAGCACCTCAGCGCTGGTAGATATTAATGGCATAAGTGCCAGCTTCAGCATTACTACCGATGACTACTCTCCTGATCCTTTCAGCTTCACGCCTATTGAAAATGCTAAGAGAGATTCGGTTTATACTTCTAATACGATTACTATCAGCGGACTGCCTCACCCCACTCCTATTGGAGTAGCACAGTTTTCTACAGATAATGGCATTATATATGTCAATGGAAATGAATACTTAGACAACACGTTCAGTCTGAAAAATGGTGATGAAGTATTTATAAAGATAAGTTCTTCTAAAGAGTTTTCCTCTATCACTAACGCTTCATTATCCATTAATAATATAATTAGCCTATTTCAAGTCACTACGGAGCAAAATCCTCTAAGAGTAATTGATAATAACATTCCTTTTAAATATCGCACTAATTATGATGGTATTTATCTAGATCGTTCTCTGTATATTATTACTGGAGATAAACTTTATGAATTTAGTTTGACTGACAAAACCTGGAATAAAAAAGCTAATTACCCTGGAGGATATGTTGATTGGCTCACATTTTTTTCCATTAATAACAAACTCTATGCTGGACTAGGGTGGGATGACCCTAAAGTAGCAATGGCCGATAAAAACTTTTGGGAATATGATCCCAATACCAATATTTGGAAAGAAGTCGCTTCGTTTCCTGGAAGAAAAAGGTACAGTGCAAAAAGTTTTGTAGTCGGTAAAAAAGCATATGTTGGCCTTGGAAACAGTGGTGATCCTAGTGATATATTAAAAGATATTTGGGAATATAACCCTGAAACAAACCTATGGACTCAAATCACAAATTATCCTGGTAACATAAACAGTAGTAACGACAGGATAATAGCACAAATATTAAACTCAAATATGTTTATAGGTTCACCCATCGTTAATGAATCTTCTAGTACTTTTGAGTTAGAGTATTGGCAATATGATATAAATAATAATGCTTGGAAAAAAAGAGCGAATAACCATCATATTAATACTACTGCTAATCAAGGTTTTGTTCTTTATGATAAAGGATATATCTTAAGTAAAAACTCCCTTTCATTTTATAATTACGATACCAATATTTGGAGTAAATCAATATATCTTCCTTTCTCAGATACTGATCTCAAAATAATCTTCACAAGCCCAAAAAGTATATATTTCATCAATGGCTATTCTCTATACGAATTCACCCCACCCCAGGAGTAG
- a CDS encoding DUF3500 domain-containing protein produces MKKLTYTSLIILISIFIFQNFVPRANEDSVLRSAQAFLNSLNENQLDKATFSLADEERYNWNFTPVPRQGLPIKEMTDAQQEAAFSLMRASLSAEGYEKAQQVRELEEILRGVEGRSPDDTYRDPDNYYFTVFGKPAHDEAWGWRFEGHHISLNFSSVSDEIVSVTPTFFGSNPAKVPSGPRKGWRILEPEEDLGRALVKSLSQEQQKTALIAEEAYPDIVTSNDKVANISKMEGLAYSQMTQEQQEQLIQLIEVYYSVHKPEIAKEAMLRIKKAGLENIRFAWAGSYEVGDKHYYRIHGPGFVIEYDNTQNDANHIHTVIRDMEKDFGEDILSKHYEEAHN; encoded by the coding sequence ATGAAAAAGCTCACCTACACCAGCCTTATTATACTGATCAGTATTTTTATATTTCAAAATTTTGTCCCAAGGGCAAATGAAGACTCAGTCTTGCGAAGTGCACAGGCTTTCCTCAATTCACTCAATGAGAACCAACTGGATAAAGCTACCTTTTCACTGGCAGATGAAGAACGCTACAACTGGAACTTTACCCCTGTTCCCCGGCAAGGACTTCCTATCAAAGAAATGACGGATGCCCAGCAAGAAGCCGCTTTCTCCCTGATGAGGGCCTCACTCAGTGCTGAAGGCTACGAAAAGGCACAGCAGGTTAGAGAGCTGGAAGAAATACTGAGAGGAGTTGAAGGCCGTAGCCCCGATGATACTTACCGCGATCCCGACAACTATTATTTTACTGTTTTCGGAAAACCCGCGCATGATGAAGCCTGGGGGTGGCGCTTTGAAGGACACCATATTTCGCTCAATTTTTCCTCAGTCAGCGACGAAATTGTATCCGTTACACCTACTTTTTTCGGATCAAACCCTGCCAAAGTACCCTCAGGGCCTCGCAAAGGCTGGAGAATTCTGGAACCGGAAGAAGACCTGGGCAGAGCATTGGTAAAATCACTTAGTCAGGAACAGCAGAAAACAGCTTTGATCGCAGAGGAAGCTTACCCGGATATAGTAACCAGTAATGATAAGGTCGCAAACATATCAAAGATGGAAGGACTTGCTTACAGCCAGATGACGCAAGAACAGCAGGAGCAACTGATACAACTGATTGAGGTATATTATAGTGTACATAAACCTGAGATCGCGAAAGAAGCTATGTTACGTATAAAAAAAGCGGGTTTGGAGAATATTCGTTTTGCCTGGGCAGGAAGTTATGAGGTAGGTGACAAACATTATTACCGTATCCATGGGCCGGGCTTTGTAATAGAATATGATAACACCCAGAATGACGCCAATCATATTCACACCGTCATCCGTGATATGGAAAAAGACTTTGGAGAAGATATACTCAGTAAGCATTATGAGGAAGCACACAATTGA
- a CDS encoding Kelch repeat-containing protein, translating into MRNFIISTLILSILAVISCREDEEVIDTPPVVVDSTLTVDISGYVQKGPFINGTAITVSELDKKLVTTGKNFTTQIADNKGSFSLKGIKLKSNFVQLQADGFYFDEVKGEKSAAQLTLFALSDLKDITNINANLLSHMERTRVIYLMQEEEKSFVDAKQQAQQEILTVFGIEKEDIQHSEVLDISQEGDDNAILLAISAILQADNSVAELSELVANIITDLREDGVLNSETSKTKLREQAMSLNLPQIRAHLEKRYADMGVEASIPNFEQYIDSDGDGILNKDEDDTPENFEFTTQKDVAINTKVISNAVKISGLKEGGTADAVVQNGHILLNDKLLEDSVVQIRNGDQLQLQLTSSSGYMDTVSTKITIGTLVKSFTAISDDYTPDAFSFTAQKDVAIDSFYTSNTITVSGIPFATPLKIEGGTMIKNGEELESDTTSVKNGDELAVKLLSSSEFEANTSALVDINGISASFSIITDDYTPDPFSFTSIENAERDSVYTSNTITISGLPHATPIFLDSGSLFINGKVVSNESATVKDGDKVMIQLTSKNDFDHVSKALLQINTFNRTFEVSTPDNVWQQITVHPGGIGNIEISGFVIDNKIYIGPGDINRRYFYEYNPGTKQWTQKADLPKIIDDQGDENELRGRGTGFSVNGKGYLFGLYNGCESHAFFEYDPDTDIWTKKADYPAMGVCDMVSFSIGDYGYMEGWRYDPSHDLWTEIAKTPFLEEKRAELRAGFSTKEKGYTILNNNFWEYDPGTDTWKQLSDYPGEPSSRHFVDFVIGEYAYVGSSVSAYDLDPERETIYAGSHEKTSFWRYEFKTDTWKKIDIGSFYFQYTFNCSASEKGYHWRNDNWSPNIYEFTPPQE; encoded by the coding sequence ATGCGAAACTTTATAATATCGACCTTAATATTATCAATACTTGCTGTCATTAGTTGCCGCGAGGATGAGGAAGTCATTGATACTCCTCCGGTGGTTGTGGATTCAACTCTGACAGTGGATATTTCCGGATATGTGCAGAAAGGACCATTCATCAATGGGACAGCGATTACGGTATCCGAACTAGATAAAAAACTGGTCACTACCGGAAAGAACTTCACTACCCAGATTGCTGACAACAAAGGTTCATTCAGCCTGAAAGGCATCAAGCTCAAATCCAATTTTGTACAGCTACAAGCCGATGGTTTTTACTTTGATGAAGTGAAAGGAGAAAAGTCCGCTGCCCAACTCACGCTCTTTGCCCTTTCCGATCTAAAAGATATTACAAACATCAATGCCAACCTGCTCTCACACATGGAAAGAACGAGGGTCATCTACCTGATGCAGGAAGAAGAGAAAAGCTTTGTGGATGCTAAACAACAGGCTCAGCAGGAAATACTGACCGTCTTTGGGATTGAAAAAGAGGACATTCAACACTCTGAAGTTCTGGATATTTCTCAGGAAGGCGATGATAATGCTATCCTATTGGCAATTTCAGCCATACTACAGGCCGATAACTCTGTAGCCGAACTTTCAGAGTTGGTAGCCAATATCATCACTGACTTAAGAGAAGATGGCGTGCTTAATAGCGAAACCAGCAAAACCAAGCTTAGAGAGCAAGCCATGTCACTCAATTTGCCTCAGATCAGAGCTCATCTGGAGAAGCGCTATGCGGATATGGGTGTAGAAGCCAGCATCCCTAACTTTGAGCAGTATATTGACAGTGATGGAGATGGTATTCTGAATAAAGATGAAGATGATACTCCTGAGAACTTTGAATTTACCACGCAAAAAGATGTAGCCATTAATACCAAAGTTATTTCCAATGCTGTCAAGATAAGTGGGCTGAAAGAAGGAGGCACTGCCGATGCAGTCGTGCAGAATGGGCATATCCTTTTGAATGATAAGCTGCTAGAAGACTCGGTCGTCCAAATCAGGAACGGCGATCAGCTACAACTTCAGCTTACTTCCAGTAGTGGTTATATGGACACGGTAAGCACTAAAATTACGATTGGAACACTAGTCAAAAGCTTCACCGCCATTAGCGATGACTATACTCCTGATGCTTTCAGCTTTACTGCTCAAAAAGATGTAGCCATTGATTCTTTCTACACTTCCAATACCATTACCGTAAGTGGAATCCCTTTCGCTACACCGCTCAAAATTGAAGGTGGAACCATGATCAAAAACGGTGAAGAACTGGAAAGCGACACTACATCAGTGAAAAACGGAGATGAACTGGCTGTCAAACTACTTTCCAGCAGTGAGTTTGAGGCCAACACCTCAGCGCTGGTAGATATTAATGGCATAAGTGCCAGCTTCAGCATTATTACTGACGATTATACACCTGATCCATTCAGCTTTACCTCTATTGAAAATGCGGAAAGAGATTCAGTTTATACTTCTAATACCATTACTATCAGTGGACTTCCTCATGCTACGCCAATATTTCTAGACTCTGGATCTTTATTCATTAATGGAAAAGTTGTATCAAACGAAAGTGCTACGGTAAAGGATGGAGATAAGGTTATGATACAATTGACTTCTAAAAATGATTTTGATCATGTATCTAAAGCTTTATTGCAAATTAACACTTTTAATAGAACTTTTGAGGTTAGCACTCCCGACAATGTATGGCAACAAATTACTGTTCACCCGGGAGGAATAGGTAATATAGAAATATCTGGCTTTGTGATTGATAATAAGATTTATATCGGCCCCGGAGACATAAACCGTAGATACTTTTACGAATATAACCCTGGCACTAAACAGTGGACCCAAAAAGCCGATCTTCCAAAGATAATAGATGATCAAGGAGATGAAAATGAATTACGTGGAAGAGGCACAGGGTTTTCTGTCAATGGCAAAGGTTATCTATTTGGTCTTTATAATGGATGTGAATCCCACGCATTTTTTGAGTATGATCCGGATACCGATATATGGACGAAAAAGGCGGATTATCCGGCTATGGGGGTGTGTGATATGGTATCTTTTTCTATAGGTGATTACGGATATATGGAAGGTTGGCGGTACGACCCATCTCATGATCTTTGGACAGAAATTGCAAAGACACCTTTTCTAGAAGAGAAACGTGCAGAGCTTCGTGCAGGTTTTTCCACCAAAGAAAAAGGTTATACAATTTTAAATAACAATTTCTGGGAATATGATCCTGGTACTGATACCTGGAAACAACTTAGTGATTACCCAGGAGAGCCATCATCTCGTCACTTCGTTGACTTCGTTATTGGTGAATACGCTTATGTAGGCAGTAGTGTATCTGCATATGACCTTGACCCTGAGAGAGAAACTATATATGCAGGATCACATGAGAAAACAAGTTTCTGGAGATATGAATTTAAAACTGATACCTGGAAAAAGATTGATATTGGCTCATTCTATTTTCAGTATACTTTCAATTGCAGCGCTTCAGAAAAAGGCTATCATTGGAGAAATGATAACTGGTCTCCAAATATATACGAGTTCACCCCACCGCAGGAGTAG
- a CDS encoding Kelch repeat-containing protein, with protein MSKHLILLALISISLISCHEDEVNEPEIKVNLSGYVQKGPFLNGSTVMIIELDDALQPSGRTFSTEVQDNQGTFSFSDISLISPYVQVVGEGFYYNEVKGEASSAPLTLKALVDITDKSTVNLNVLLHLQRERVSYLIEQGKSFEEAKTQAMQEIIHVFGIEKNTVADAEMMDISKEGDDHAILLAVSATLQGRLTVAELSELLAGISTDVKEDGKLDSEAIQEKIRAGATYASAGVIRENLTERYKALGTDITLPDFEKYLDSDGDGIINSEDDEMPEAFAFTPVTKAKMDTFYVSETIMLEGLPHPAESWLSGAGARLIVNGEEKENGIALSEGDEIAIKLPTGDEYSTTHTAELTVGKFTTQWTVTTAANPLQTIGYPGHSEYSLTTFVWGNNLFAGLGEDIGFAARKEWYAYDTNDEQWGPKANFPGNADVNIRLSAKDKFYAGLGENGQAIWQYDPVADTWTAIADFPGQATTYFTYASGSKWYAGLGDNGNALWEYDPATNTWSAIADFPAGASAIQTFTIHDKVFASLTFQESGKSAEIWQFDTVSKSWKSVGNAEASNFLFAIDEKGYFARENSSELLSFSPATASWTTVTTLPQSKPKFGFSMQGKGYLYFDTDFKNSLYAYDLASNTITQIKGIEQESRIFTFAVTAENYAILCTSVSTAMGSSFYRFSP; from the coding sequence ATGAGCAAACACTTAATTTTACTAGCGCTTATATCAATTTCCCTGATTAGCTGCCATGAAGATGAAGTAAATGAGCCAGAAATAAAGGTCAACTTATCCGGTTATGTGCAGAAAGGCCCCTTTCTGAATGGCTCAACCGTTATGATCATTGAACTGGATGATGCGCTTCAGCCCAGCGGAAGAACTTTTAGTACTGAAGTTCAGGACAATCAGGGTACATTTTCTTTTAGCGATATCAGCCTGATTTCTCCTTACGTACAAGTGGTAGGTGAAGGATTTTACTATAATGAAGTAAAGGGTGAAGCGTCTTCTGCCCCCTTAACGCTTAAGGCATTGGTAGATATCACGGATAAGTCAACGGTCAATCTCAATGTATTGCTGCATCTGCAGAGAGAAAGGGTAAGCTATCTGATAGAACAAGGAAAGTCATTTGAGGAAGCCAAAACACAGGCGATGCAGGAAATTATACACGTTTTTGGGATAGAAAAAAATACTGTTGCTGATGCCGAAATGATGGACATTTCCAAAGAAGGAGATGATCATGCCATCCTGCTGGCCGTTTCTGCCACCTTACAGGGGAGGCTTACGGTAGCTGAGCTCTCCGAACTGCTGGCCGGTATCAGTACAGATGTAAAAGAAGATGGAAAACTGGACAGTGAAGCGATACAGGAAAAAATCCGTGCCGGTGCCACTTATGCCAGTGCAGGGGTTATCAGAGAAAATCTCACCGAACGCTACAAAGCGCTGGGAACAGATATTACCTTACCTGATTTTGAAAAGTATCTGGATAGTGATGGGGATGGAATCATCAACTCAGAAGATGACGAAATGCCGGAGGCATTTGCTTTTACCCCTGTCACCAAAGCTAAAATGGATACTTTTTATGTGTCCGAGACCATTATGCTGGAGGGGCTTCCCCATCCTGCAGAAAGCTGGCTGTCCGGAGCAGGCGCCCGCCTGATCGTCAACGGAGAAGAAAAAGAAAATGGAATTGCTCTTTCCGAAGGAGATGAGATAGCCATCAAACTGCCAACCGGTGATGAGTACTCCACCACCCATACTGCCGAACTGACGGTAGGAAAATTTACGACACAGTGGACAGTGACCACTGCTGCCAACCCGCTTCAGACGATAGGGTATCCCGGACATTCGGAATACTCCTTAACAACTTTTGTGTGGGGAAACAATCTGTTTGCAGGCCTGGGGGAGGACATTGGTTTTGCTGCCAGAAAAGAGTGGTATGCCTATGATACAAACGATGAGCAGTGGGGGCCAAAAGCTAACTTTCCTGGCAATGCTGATGTCAACATCAGGCTTTCTGCAAAGGATAAATTTTATGCCGGGCTGGGTGAAAATGGGCAGGCTATCTGGCAATATGATCCTGTTGCGGATACCTGGACAGCTATCGCCGACTTTCCTGGTCAGGCCACTACTTACTTTACCTATGCTAGTGGCAGTAAATGGTATGCCGGACTGGGAGATAATGGTAATGCCCTGTGGGAATATGACCCTGCTACCAACACCTGGTCGGCTATTGCTGATTTTCCGGCAGGAGCTTCAGCAATCCAAACTTTTACTATCCATGATAAAGTATTTGCCAGCCTTACTTTTCAGGAATCCGGAAAATCCGCTGAAATATGGCAATTTGATACAGTGAGCAAATCATGGAAATCCGTAGGAAATGCCGAAGCCTCAAACTTTCTTTTTGCCATAGATGAAAAGGGGTATTTCGCCAGAGAAAACTCCTCTGAGCTCCTCAGCTTTTCGCCTGCTACCGCTTCCTGGACCACTGTAACCACATTGCCCCAATCCAAACCCAAATTTGGTTTCTCAATGCAGGGCAAAGGCTATTTGTATTTTGATACTGACTTCAAAAATTCACTCTACGCCTATGACCTTGCCAGTAACACCATAACGCAAATCAAAGGGATTGAGCAGGAGTCCCGTATTTTTACTTTTGCCGTGACTGCTGAAAATTATGCTATTTTATGTACCAGCGTCAGCACTGCCATGGGAAGCTCATTTTATAGGTTTTCTCCTTAG
- a CDS encoding AGE family epimerase/isomerase, which produces MNTQQIQDFLQEAEQHLKQELLPFWLDRSKDEEHGGFITHFDKDGKDAETDEKSLIAQTRCVYTFSSAHRAGYGEGKCLEYARHGVDFLINHMWDREYGGFYWLLDRKANVKIDEKILYGHSFAIYSLCEYTMASGDDIGLEYACKVFDLIQKYCADTMYGGYFEMFTRDWQLKGPGAAGGDRKTLDVHMHLMEAFTSLYECSQLPVHRRKLLEVIDIMLKRILHPKYRTGVPQFYPNWEVAPQIKFDIVWGWDRFTEDGAKKQADDNTSYGHNVEFAWLFTHALKILKIDTKDYVSVLKASYEHAVNYGIDETHGGVYVEGSHAGEVYDREKEFWQQAEVLIGMLQAYLTFGDEKYLKVYENVHRFVFDKMIHHPVGEWWPLLSRKGEPVWTHMSHSWKVNYHTVRAMVQSIERLKNVRDKLN; this is translated from the coding sequence ATGAATACACAGCAAATTCAAGACTTTCTGCAAGAGGCAGAACAGCACTTAAAACAAGAGTTACTTCCCTTCTGGCTGGACCGCAGTAAAGATGAGGAGCACGGAGGCTTCATCACCCACTTTGACAAAGACGGTAAAGATGCGGAAACAGATGAAAAATCTCTCATTGCCCAGACACGTTGCGTATATACTTTTTCCTCAGCCCATCGGGCAGGTTATGGTGAGGGTAAGTGTCTTGAGTACGCAAGACATGGAGTAGATTTCCTGATTAACCACATGTGGGATCGGGAATATGGTGGTTTTTATTGGCTACTGGATCGCAAGGCTAATGTCAAAATAGATGAAAAGATATTATATGGTCATAGTTTTGCCATCTACAGCCTTTGTGAATATACGATGGCCTCTGGTGATGATATTGGACTGGAGTATGCCTGCAAAGTCTTTGATCTGATACAGAAGTATTGTGCTGATACCATGTATGGGGGCTATTTTGAAATGTTTACTCGCGATTGGCAGCTTAAAGGGCCGGGAGCTGCGGGAGGTGATCGTAAGACATTGGATGTACATATGCACCTGATGGAAGCTTTCACCAGTCTTTATGAATGCAGCCAGCTTCCTGTACATCGTCGCAAACTCCTAGAAGTGATTGACATTATGCTAAAAAGGATATTGCACCCTAAATATCGTACAGGCGTTCCTCAGTTTTATCCGAACTGGGAAGTAGCTCCTCAGATCAAATTTGATATTGTCTGGGGCTGGGACCGCTTTACGGAAGATGGAGCTAAAAAGCAGGCTGATGATAATACCAGTTACGGGCATAATGTGGAATTTGCCTGGCTTTTCACCCATGCCTTAAAGATACTCAAGATAGACACTAAAGATTATGTTTCAGTGCTCAAAGCTTCCTACGAGCATGCGGTGAATTACGGAATAGATGAAACCCATGGTGGGGTCTACGTAGAAGGCTCGCATGCAGGTGAGGTCTATGATCGGGAAAAAGAGTTCTGGCAGCAGGCAGAAGTGCTGATTGGGATGTTACAGGCCTACCTTACCTTCGGTGATGAAAAATACCTGAAGGTATATGAAAATGTTCATCGCTTTGTATTTGATAAGATGATTCATCATCCGGTAGGAGAGTGGTGGCCTTTATTAAGCCGTAAAGGTGAACCTGTTTGGACCCATATGAGCCACTCCTGGAAAGTAAACTATCACACTGTCAGGGCAATGGTTCAGTCTATTGAGCGCTTAAAAAATGTGAGGGATAAACTGAATTAG